The region ATTCACTGTAGCCACGATGGATATGTACTCAGGACACCGGTCCATGCACCGTCCGCAGCCCACACACATATGGTAGTCCTTAAACCTGGCCTTGTAGTCGTGGAATTTGTGGAGCACCTTATAGCGCATCCTATCCCCGGCCCTGTTTCTGAAGCTCATGCCGCCGGCCATATCGGTGAAATCCTTTACCTGGCAGGAGGCGGAAGTCCTCTTGCGCTCTCCCACGTTGCGGTTCTCATTGTATATGATATCCGTTGTTGTAAAACAGGTGCAGGTGCTGCACGCCACGGTACAGGCGCCGCAGGAAATGCATCTGCCGTCAAACTGCCTCCACATGGGATGCTCCTTAAGCTTTGTCAGAACCTCCTTATCCGGAATCTCCGGCACCGTGAGGGTCAGCTCATTCTTTTCCACAAACTGCGGCTCAAAGGGACATTCCTCCATGCCCTCGAAATAGGAGGCAAATGCATCGTCCTTTACCTGGAACTCCAGTACGTCTTCTCCGAAACGGACTGCCATGGAATAGTCATCGGTCCTGTTGGTTCCCATGCTGACACAGAAGCAGGTATCCCAGCCTTTGCCGCACTCCATCATCACTATCTTGACCTTCTCGTTCATGCGCTTGTAATATATATCCTCATAACCGCCGTTGGTCAGATATATCTTTTCCTGATGATGCTGCGCGTGGATATCGCAGGGCCGCATGAATATAAGCAGCTTCTTGGAAACAGCCTTGCTTTCAATGAATTCATCTTCTGTGAAATAGAACAGGGACTGGGTAATGGGGCTTAATACCTCCTTGGCCGGAAAATCCGATTTTTCCCTGTACTCGATTTCCTCCGCCCGGTCCACCCTGGCGTACTTAATCAGGTCTGTGTCGGAATACCTGCCCTTACCCACAAAACGTTTTGGCGCCCATATCTCATACTCTTCCTGAAGCTTTGCAAACATCCTGTCGGCATCCTTCAAATCCATTCTGTATCCCATGAAATGCCTCCTCCTTTATTCTTTTATCCCTTATATATACTTCTTCATTAAAAGGCTTATGTTATTATTATAACAACCCCTAAAAATAAAGTATAATTATATGTTGTGATGGTCTGATAATAAATTTTTATCATTAAGAATTAACTGTAACCATTGAGGACGCGTACAGTCTCCGGCAGCACGCAAAAGGCAGCAGCCATGGGAATATCCCGGATGGCTGCTGCCTTTATGGTCTGCCTGTGGGTTCTGTTATTCTTTATTACAAATCAAAAATCTCAAAATCATCATCCTGTGCGTCCTGTTTTGCAGAACCCTGCTCTGTTTCCCTCCTGACAACCGGCCGTTCCTGTTTCACAGGCGGCTTCTGCCTGGATGCCGGCGCCTGGGCCGGCGCACGGTCCGGTGTCTGAACCGGCCTCCCAGGCTTCACCGGCTTTTTCACCGGAATCTCCACCTGAGGCTCTTCTTCCGTTTCATAGACATCTTCATCCTCTTCGTAGATGTCCTCATCCTCTTCATCCAGCGGATAATCCTCCTCCGGAAGGTCTCTGTAGCCCTCATCATCGCCGTAGGCAGAATCATCCTCATATTCCTCAGATTCATCGTACCAGTCAGAATCCTGGCAGCCCTCCTCATCGGCGTATTCCTGATAATCCTCTGAATGCTCCAAAAGCTCAGGCTCCTCTGCCTTTTCCTTCCTGCTGTTCCTGCCCCGGCCGCCCCGCGGACCGTCCTTCTTGTCACCCAGTTCATCCCGGCTGCCGCCCTTTCTTCCGGAGCCCCTGGTAAATACAACCACCAGAAGGATGACCAGCAGAATGATTGCGATGACAATGGTCACAATCAGCAGTATCTTAAGGAGATTGTAATCATCGTAAATCTTGTCGTATGTAAGGGCCAGTTCATCGTACACTTCCTTTGTCACGGAACCGCTGATGGCCGGGTCCTCAAAGTAACGCTGTATGGTCCTCTCATCGTCCTTCATATCATAACGGTAGAAGCTCTTCTCTCCGGACTCATTCATACCGTACACGACACAGTACTGGTGCTCTGCCTCAGAGCCCCATACCCAGCCCTGAACCTTGTGGCCGTCGATATTAATGGTGCTCTCCTTGAATCCTTCCGGAACCTTCACCTCAGGATCAGGCGGAAGAATGGTGATGACGCGCTCGGCTATCCGCATCCTTACCTGGGAAGAAGCATCGGCATCCGCAGCGCTGGCGCCGCCCTCTGCCTTGGTCACCACAATGACGTATTCCTTGATGGTCTCGCCATCCTGGGCTGTCACGCGGCATGTCACGCGGTTTTCGCCCATCTGGAGTCCTTCGTTTCCGCTGACCACCTTGGTGGCGTTCCCGTCCGTGCAATCCGCGCTGACAATAACCTTATCCACATCCGTTCCAACGGTCACCGCGTAGGTGTCCACATCCGGTGAAAATGCCGGCGTCAGGCTTCCTGGTGAAATCTGGAGTGATTTAAGAGTGGCATCCTTGGAAGCTGACTGCAGGGCACTGACCGTCACAGTGGAGCTTCCCTGCTGGTTAACCGTCACAATCTGTGAGTTGGAATCATAAATTTCCTGGCTGGTAACCTCAATCTTGCTGGTCCCGGCCGCTATGGCATTGAAATTAAGGGTGAATGCAAGGGTTCCCGTATTGGGCGTGCCTGCGTCCCCATGGACCCGGACAGCTCCCGCCCCTCCGTCCGCGTTGGTGCCGTCCACAAATTCCAATATGTTGGAATCATAGGACAGCATCACATCCGCATTGGCCAGGTTGTCGCTGCTGGTTATCTTCATATTCACCTTGATCTTGCCGCCCACGGTTGCGGATGGGTCGGAAAAGGCGATTCTCGCATTTGCCGCAAAGGCCGTTATCATCTGCGCCGGCATCATGACTGTCATCATGCACGCCATTGCCAGAACTGCAGCCACATGTCTCATACGTCTAATCATCATCATTTCCCACTTTCTGATTATAATATTTTCCCTTTATCAGGACTGCACTTCTACAATGGTTACATTGCTTCCGCCTGGTCCGCTGCCGCTTCCGGAAGGACTTCCCGGTCCGCCTGGTCCGCCGCTGCCGCCTGAACTGCCGTCCGGACTGACCGTACCGCCAAAACTGCCGCCTCCATATACAGGTGAGCCTGCGCTTCCCTGGGTAGGACCGCCGTCCTGCTTCACCACATGGATGGTATAGGTCCTCACGCTTCCGTTCTGGGCAGTCACAGCGATGGAAATGTCGTTTCCGCCATTCTGCAGGGAGACATTGCCTGCGCCGTCCACACGCGCATTGGAATCCGACGCATATGCGCTGACTGTAATATTGGACACAGAAGAATCCACAATCAGATTATATTCCTGGGTATCCCTGTTAAAGCTTGGAGTCAGATTGAAACCGTCCACTCCGAGACCGGACAGCTTGTTGTTGGGGCTTCCGTCTCCGGTAGGCGCCACGCAGGGCTGCTCCGGCATATTGTTAAATACAGGGATATGAAACTCCAGGGCTGTCTTCTTCAAATCAGACGTGTATGCCTGGGACAGCTTGGCCGCCTCTGAGGCAGCTCCCTGGATATTGCTCATATACTGGTGCTTATAAAGGTTTGACCCCTGGACATTGAATTTCTTCAGATAAAATGTATTCTGCCCGGCTTTCACATAATTATCCCCATAATTCTGGGCGCCGCCCCGGATGGCCTTCTCCACCGTGTTCCAGGGACGTCCGTAGGAACCGGACTGGGACGCAAACCTGAGTCCCATCTCAATGGCGGACACTGCGCCGGACTGGTATGCCTCCACATTAAAGAAGTTGTAGTATCCCTCGTAACCGGAATAGGAACCGGAAATAAGAGGGCTTGTACCATTATTGCCCTGCTCCTGGAGTATCATGGCTGCCAGCACATAAGGGCTTACCCCTGACTGACTGGCCGCGGCCATGATGATGTCTGCATAAGGAGCCGCTGCACCGGTGGAGCCGCCTCCCGGCGACGTGCCGGTCTGGTCCACCACATTTTCCGATGCGGGTGACGCCACCGGACCGTTTGAAGTGCCGCTGCCACTCTGGCCCGGGGACACGGGACCACTGCTGCTGCCGGAACCGTCCTGTCCCGGAGCCACCAGGCTTACGCTGGTAGACACTATATTGCGCTCTCTGGGCTCAATGGATGCGTGTGGGGACTCCAGACTCACCTCCCCGCTGCCAGAAGGACTGCTGCTCCCTGAGGATCCGCCTGAGGAGCTGCCTCCCGGAGAGACCGCTGCTGACCCGGAGCCGTTTGAACTGCCGGAAACCCCTGGTCCATGCTGTGTATCTTCATAGGTACTGCTGCGCCCGGGCCCCTTGGAAGAACCTGAGGAACTGCCTGAGGAGCCGGGACCGCCTGAACCGGGACCTTCCGAAGAAGATCCTGGCCCGCTGGAGAAATCACTTCCCCCTGTTCCTGTGGAATTCGTTGTCCCTGAAAGGAAGGAGCCGTTTATGAGGCTGTTTAACCCCTCCTTTGTCTGTGTATTGGCATCATATTCATGGTTGAGGAACTGGAACACATACGTCTCATCCAGAAAATTTCTGGGGTCCATGTAATACCGTATGATATCCTCGGAGGCAGCCACCCAGTTGCTGCCGTCGAATCCGGTCCACGTACTGTTGTCCCAGTTATAAGCTCCGTTGGCAACGGATTTCCAGGAGGAAACACTGCCCGTGGCCACAAGGTTGCGCCCCAGCACAGACTCATTTTCAATAACCGTGTTCCAGTCCAGACCTGTGTTTTTGGCTTTGAATACCCAATTCGGATATTGGGCATGAAGCTGCCTGAGCCCGTTTTTATAGCTCTCCGGAAATCCCTGTGAGGTGAGATATGCTTCAAAATTAGAATCCGTGGTATAGGCCACCGGAAGCCTGATATAGAGCGATGAGACATAGCCGGTGTTAACGGCTCCGCCCGTTCCTGTATATTGAATCTGATACCATGTATTGCCGTCTGTTCCGCGCTGTTCCCCGATAACGGTAACGGCCGCTCCCGCTGCCAGCCTGCCCACCGATGAATATCCGGTGCCGGCTCCGCTGCGTACATTCAAAGAGGTGGCCTTAACCGTGGCCGCCCCTGTATATGCATAGGAATCAAACATTTTAAAAGGCGTAGCCACAGATGCCGGAACCTCAGCGGCCAGCATCAGTCCCAGCACAAGCGCCAGGCCCCTTTTTAACTTTTTTCCCTTCATTATGTATAAATCTCCTGTATCTTCATTCATATCCAAAATTCGTATGAATTTCTATTTTATGACATTAATCCTATTATAATGACAAAAGCGTTCATATGTCAACAAGAACGGCGGAAACTTCACATAATACAAAGATTTGTAAGAAAAGATTAAATAATGTGGCATATCCTGGCATATCCCGGCCAAAGCCCCTTAAAATCCCCTTCCCATGCCCTGGTAAAAGTCCCCTGTCCCCCTTCCTATCTCACCAGAAACAAATCCAGCACCCGGTCCGCGGCCCGTCTCAGATTCATCTTCTCCACTCCCTGCACGGCATAGACAGGGAACCTTTTTACCAGCACCTCTCCCAGGTAATAATCCACGGTTCCCACCTGCTGTCCCTCTCTGACCGGGGCCATTAATATAGAAGGAACCTTCTTCACCACCCGCGCCTGCTCCCCCTCTCCCATCAGCAGTGTCAGATGCATATCATCGGGCTTAAGCATCATGGACAGCTCCACCTGGTCAGTGGCGCCTTCCCCTTCCTTCCAGCACAGTCCTCCTGCCACGGGAACCCTGGCAAAGGCTTCCTCCCGGAACACATCCTTCATCTTAAAATGCTCCAGCCCATAGGAGTAGAGCTTTCTTGCATCCGACCATTTATATGTCTTATGAGGCGGCCAGCCGCAGCCCAGAAGGGCAATGACGTAGGTCCTTCCCTGGTTCTCCATGGCTCCCACATAAGAATACCCGGCTCCCCCTGTAAATCCCGTTTTCCCGGACAGGACCCCTTCCATCATAGTCAGAAACGCGTTGTGATTATAACAGTTAAAAGAGCGTTTCCCTGCCGTATCCGTAAAATAGTGGTTCTGGGTCTGCGTTATCTTTAAAAATTCATCCCTGGCAGGGGACTTTGTCACACAATACCGCATGATTCGGGCCAAATCAGAGGCTGTGGTGGAATGGATATGTTCCTTTCCCTGTTCATCTGTCCTTACCCCATCCAGCCCGTTGGGCGTAATAAAATAGGTATCCCCGCAGCCAAGCCCCACAGCCTTCTCATTCATCATTGCGGCAAACCCTTCCACGCTGCCTCCTATGTGCTCCGCTATCATCACAGCCGCATCATTATAGGATTCCAGCATCAGGGCATACAAAAGGTCCTCCAGCCTGTACTCCTCTCCCTCCCGTACCCCCAGGTGCACCTTGGGCTGGGAGGCGGCATTGGAGGACGCCTTCACCGTATCCTCCCCCCTTCCGTTCTCCAGAGCCAGGATACAGGTCATAATTTTCGTGGTACTGGCCATGGGCCGGATAATATCCTGTCCCTTCCCATACAAAATTCTGCCGGTATCCCCATCCATAAGGACAGCAGACTGGGCATACAGCTTCAGGAAATCCCCTTCCCCCCGGGCCTCTTCCGTCACAGGTACCGAAGTCCAACTGTCTGCAGCCGCATTTATCTGAGTGCAGGCCAGTGAAATTGTCAGTGTTATCAAAAAAATCCATTGCTTCATAAGCGACGCCGCCTAGTTGGCTTTATTTTAATAGTATTCCCGGGTGAAAATGATTATTACTGGGAATGTGGGTTGGGGGGCGCGAGGAGGGAGATGCTTCTGTCCGTGGGAGGAAGGGAGGAGGCAGCCGTATCCCCACCTGCCTCCTCCCTTCCTCCCACGGACGCCGATCCCCCAAGCCATCCGCGTCCCCTCTCCCCCATCTTCCCATCTCCCTCTTGCCCCCGAACACATATTCTGCTATGATATCTGTAAGCGGACAATACGACAGAAAGGCCGGTGTTTTATGATGGGACAGGGGGATCGTCTTATTTTTCATATTGATGTGAATTCAGCATTTTTAAGCTGGGAATGTGTGTACCGGCTTTCTCAGGACCCGGAGGCCCTGGATTTGAGAACGGTTGCTGCTGCGGTCGGAGGGGACGCCAAGTCCCGCCATGGAATCGTGCTGGCTAAGTCTCCTTTGGCTAAGAGGTATGGGGTCACCACCGGGGAGCCCCTGGTTCAGG is a window of Enterocloster clostridioformis DNA encoding:
- a CDS encoding cadherin-like beta sandwich domain-containing protein → MIRRMRHVAAVLAMACMMTVMMPAQMITAFAANARIAFSDPSATVGGKIKVNMKITSSDNLANADVMLSYDSNILEFVDGTNADGGAGAVRVHGDAGTPNTGTLAFTLNFNAIAAGTSKIEVTSQEIYDSNSQIVTVNQQGSSTVTVSALQSASKDATLKSLQISPGSLTPAFSPDVDTYAVTVGTDVDKVIVSADCTDGNATKVVSGNEGLQMGENRVTCRVTAQDGETIKEYVIVVTKAEGGASAADADASSQVRMRIAERVITILPPDPEVKVPEGFKESTINIDGHKVQGWVWGSEAEHQYCVVYGMNESGEKSFYRYDMKDDERTIQRYFEDPAISGSVTKEVYDELALTYDKIYDDYNLLKILLIVTIVIAIILLVILLVVVFTRGSGRKGGSRDELGDKKDGPRGGRGRNSRKEKAEEPELLEHSEDYQEYADEEGCQDSDWYDESEEYEDDSAYGDDEGYRDLPEEDYPLDEEDEDIYEEDEDVYETEEEPQVEIPVKKPVKPGRPVQTPDRAPAQAPASRQKPPVKQERPVVRRETEQGSAKQDAQDDDFEIFDL
- a CDS encoding SH3 domain-containing protein, which gives rise to MKGKKLKRGLALVLGLMLAAEVPASVATPFKMFDSYAYTGAATVKATSLNVRSGAGTGYSSVGRLAAGAAVTVIGEQRGTDGNTWYQIQYTGTGGAVNTGYVSSLYIRLPVAYTTDSNFEAYLTSQGFPESYKNGLRQLHAQYPNWVFKAKNTGLDWNTVIENESVLGRNLVATGSVSSWKSVANGAYNWDNSTWTGFDGSNWVAASEDIIRYYMDPRNFLDETYVFQFLNHEYDANTQTKEGLNSLINGSFLSGTTNSTGTGGSDFSSGPGSSSEGPGSGGPGSSGSSSGSSKGPGRSSTYEDTQHGPGVSGSSNGSGSAAVSPGGSSSGGSSGSSSPSGSGEVSLESPHASIEPRERNIVSTSVSLVAPGQDGSGSSSGPVSPGQSGSGTSNGPVASPASENVVDQTGTSPGGGSTGAAAPYADIIMAAASQSGVSPYVLAAMILQEQGNNGTSPLISGSYSGYEGYYNFFNVEAYQSGAVSAIEMGLRFASQSGSYGRPWNTVEKAIRGGAQNYGDNYVKAGQNTFYLKKFNVQGSNLYKHQYMSNIQGAASEAAKLSQAYTSDLKKTALEFHIPVFNNMPEQPCVAPTGDGSPNNKLSGLGVDGFNLTPSFNRDTQEYNLIVDSSVSNITVSAYASDSNARVDGAGNVSLQNGGNDISIAVTAQNGSVRTYTIHVVKQDGGPTQGSAGSPVYGGGSFGGTVSPDGSSGGSGGPGGPGSPSGSGSGPGGSNVTIVEVQS
- the asrA gene encoding anaerobic sulfite reductase subunit AsrA — its product is MGYRMDLKDADRMFAKLQEEYEIWAPKRFVGKGRYSDTDLIKYARVDRAEEIEYREKSDFPAKEVLSPITQSLFYFTEDEFIESKAVSKKLLIFMRPCDIHAQHHQEKIYLTNGGYEDIYYKRMNEKVKIVMMECGKGWDTCFCVSMGTNRTDDYSMAVRFGEDVLEFQVKDDAFASYFEGMEECPFEPQFVEKNELTLTVPEIPDKEVLTKLKEHPMWRQFDGRCISCGACTVACSTCTCFTTTDIIYNENRNVGERKRTSASCQVKDFTDMAGGMSFRNRAGDRMRYKVLHKFHDYKARFKDYHMCVGCGRCMDRCPEYISIVATVNKMADAVEEIKAGRQA
- a CDS encoding D-alanyl-D-alanine carboxypeptidase family protein gives rise to the protein MKQWIFLITLTISLACTQINAAADSWTSVPVTEEARGEGDFLKLYAQSAVLMDGDTGRILYGKGQDIIRPMASTTKIMTCILALENGRGEDTVKASSNAASQPKVHLGVREGEEYRLEDLLYALMLESYNDAAVMIAEHIGGSVEGFAAMMNEKAVGLGCGDTYFITPNGLDGVRTDEQGKEHIHSTTASDLARIMRYCVTKSPARDEFLKITQTQNHYFTDTAGKRSFNCYNHNAFLTMMEGVLSGKTGFTGGAGYSYVGAMENQGRTYVIALLGCGWPPHKTYKWSDARKLYSYGLEHFKMKDVFREEAFARVPVAGGLCWKEGEGATDQVELSMMLKPDDMHLTLLMGEGEQARVVKKVPSILMAPVREGQQVGTVDYYLGEVLVKRFPVYAVQGVEKMNLRRAADRVLDLFLVR